The genomic DNA ACATGTCGACTGCATCCTTTTCAATCTGGACCACCCGGGCCGCTTCAGCGACCCGGCGCGGCGGCTCGGTGGCGGTGACGCTGCTGGGGTTGCTGCTGCTGACCTTTTTCATCGGGCGAGTGATGCCCCTGGACCCGGTGCTGGCCATCGTCGGCCCGGACGCCGATGCCTCGGCCTACGCCCAGGTGTACAAAGAGCTGGGCCTGGACAAGCCGTTGTGGACCCAATTCGCGATCTACCTTGGCGATCTGCTGCACGGTGACTTCGGCATGGCCTTGCTGACCGGCAACCCGGTCATCACCGACATCGCCCGGGTCTTCCCGGCCACCTTGGAACTGGCCACCCTGGCCATTCTGTTCGGCGTATTGGCGGGCTTGCCGCTGGGTGTCTACGCGGCAACGCATCAGGGCCGTGCCGGTGATCATGTCGCACGACTGATCACGCTGTTCGGTTACTCCACGCCGATTTTCTGGATCGGCATGATGGCCTTCCTGGTGTTCTACGCCTGGCTGGGCTGGGCCGGCGGCGTCGGGCGCATCGGCCTGGCCTATGACGGGTTGATCCCGAAACACACCGGACTGTTGTTGATCGACACCGCCTGGTCTGGCGAGTGGGAGGCCTTTCGCAGCGCACTGCGGCACATCCTGTTGCCGGCGGTGATCCTCAGCTTCAACTCGGTCGCCTACATCAGCCGCATGACCCGCAGCTTCATGCTCGAACAACTGTCCCAGGAGTACATCATCACCGCCCGGGTCAAGGGTTTGTCCCAGCGTCGCATCGTCTGGGGTCATGCCTTCGGCAACATCCGCGTGCAGCTGTTGACCATCGTCGCGCTGGCCTACGGCGGCCTGTTGGAAGGCGCGGTGCTGATCGAAACCGTGTTCGCCTGGCCGGGCTTCGGCCAGTACCTGACCAGCAGTCTGTTGCTCGGCGACATGAATGCGGTGATGGCCTGCGTGCTGCTGATCGGCCTCATCTTCGTGACGCTGAACCTGATCAGCGATGCGCTGTACAAGATCTTCGACCCGAGGACTCGCTAATGAACCTGCCCCTTGCTTCCAGCGCCCCTGGCAACGCCGCGTTGCCGGCTTCCAGTACGGCGGCGATGGTCGCCAGCATCTTGCGCCTGTTGCGTTTTTTGCTGCGCAACCCTATGACCTTCGCCGGCCTGATCGTCGTCGCGACCCTGATGCTGGTCGCCGTCTTCGCGCCCTGGATCGCCGGCCACGATCCGCTGTTGCAGAACCTCGCCGGCGCGTTGCAGGCACCCAGCAGTGCGCACTGGTTCGGCACTGACGAGTACGGTCGCGATGTGTTCGCGCGGCTGGTGTATGGCTCGCGCATCACCCTGTACATCGTCTTGCTGGTGACGGTGATCGTCGGCCCCATCGGCCTGTTGGTCGGCACGGTGTCCGGTTACTTCGGCGGCTGGGTCGACAGCCTGTTCATGCGCATCACCGACATCTTCATTTCGTTCCCCAGCCTGGTCCTGGCACTGGCCTTCATCGCCGCCCTCGGCCCGGGACTGGAGCATGCAGTGATCGCCATCGCCCTCACGGCCTGGCCGCCGATTGCCCGGCTTGCCCGCGCCGAAACACTGCCGCTGCGCAACGCTGATTTCGTCGTTGCGGTGCAGCTTCAGGGCGCGTCGAGCACCCGGATCATCCTGCGCCACATCATCCCCATGTGCCTGTCGTCGGTGATCATCCGCCTGACCATGAACATGGCGAGCATCATCCTCACCGCCGCCGCCCTAGGCTTTCTCGGCCTCGGCGCCCAGGCACCGTTGCCGGAGTGGGGCGCGATGATTTCCACCGGGCGACGCTACATGCTCGAAAGCTGGTGGCTGGTGGCGGCGCCCGGTGCGGCGATCATGCTGGTCAGCCTGGCGTTCAACCTGTTGGGCGACGGTTTGCGTGACGTCCTCGACCCCCGCAGCCAATCCTGAGGAACAGGCCATGACTGAGATAAAACTTACGGTACAGGATTTGTGCGTGGAATTTCGCAACGCCGGCAAAACCTCCCAGGCGGTGCGTGATGTGTCGTTCACGTTGGGGCGGGAAAAACTCGCCATTGTCGGTGAGTCCGGCTCGGGCAAATCCACTGTTGGCCGCAGCCTTTTACGCCTGCATCCACCGACGGCGCGGGTCACCGCCAAGACGTTGCGCTTCGCCGATATCGACCTGTTGGCCGCCAGCGAAAAGCAGATCCAGGCGATTCGTGGCGCGCGCATGTCGATGATCATGCAAGACCCCAAATACTCGCTGAACCCGGTGGTGCGGGTCGGCGAGCAAATCGCCGAGGCCTACCTGGCCCATCACAAGGTGCCCCATCGCGAAGCCCGCGAACGGGCCCTGGACATGCTCGCCAAGGTGCACATTCGCGATCCTCGGCGGGTCTATGACTTGTACCCCCACGAGGTCTCGGGCGGCATGGGCCAGCGGATCATGATCGCCATGATGGTGATCACCGATCCCCAGGTGATCATCGCCGACGAACCCACTTCGGCGCTGGACGTGTCGGTGCGCCGGCAGGTGCTCAATGTGCTGGAAGAGTTGGTCAGCGAGCGTGACCTGGGGCTGATTTTCATCAGTCACGACCTGAACCTGGTGCGGCATTTCTGTGATCGCGTGCTGGTGATGTATGCCGGGCGCGTGGTCGAGTCGATTGTTGCCGCCGATCTGGACCGCGCCACCCACCCCTATACCCAAGGCCTGTTGGCCGCATTGCCGAGCTTGGATCATCGACGCACCACCTTGCCGGTGCTGCAGCGTGACCCACAGTGGTTGAATGCTTGAGGAGCCTGTCATGAGCATGATTGAAATCGCCGGCCTGAACCTCAGTTTCGGCACCGGCGCGGCACTTAATGCGGTATTGCACGACGTCGATTTGCGCGTTGCCGAAGGCGAGGCATTCGGCCTGGTGGGGGAGTCCGGTTCGGGCAAGACCACCGTTCTGCGCTGCCTGGCCGGGCAGTACCAGCATTGGAGCGGACAACTGCGGGTCGCCGGCCAGGCCGTGACGCGAAACCTGCCGTTGAACCACTACCGCACCGTGCAGATGGTGTTCCAGGACCCGTATGCCTCGTTGCATCCGCGCTACACCATTGATGCCGCGTTGCAGGAGCCGCTGCGCATCCATGGCATCGATGGGCGCGCGCAGAAGGTCAGCGAGATCCTGCGCAAGGTCGGCTTGAACGACAGCTTTCGCTTCCGTTATCCGCACCAGTTGTCCGGTGGCCAGCGCCAACGCGTGGCGATTGCCCGCGCGCTGATCCTGCGTCCCCGGGTGTTGTTGCTGGACGAGCCGACCTCGGCGCTGGACGTCTCGGTGCAGGCGGAAATCCTCAACCTGCTGGCCGACTTGCGCCGCCAGGAAGGGTTGACCTACCTGATGGTCACTCACGACCTGGCGGTGGTGGCGCATCTGTGTGATCGGCTGGCGGTGATGCAGCAGGGCAGGGTGGTGGAGACGCTCGACACCCATCTCTTGGCAAATGATGGCGCGAGCCATGCGTACACCCGTTTGCTGGTGCAAGCCAGTCGGGACATACAGCGAATACCTATCGCTGTTTGAGGTAACTGATTCGTTGCACGTGTTTTAACCCGCAGAAGACGTTGAACCGCAGGTTTCAATGCCGCGCACGCGCTCGCCTGTGATTTGGCGTTCAACCCAACTAACCATTTAACTAACAAGAATAAAAAACATGAAAAAGACACTCGTCGTGTTGTCCCTCGCTTCCTTGTTCACTTCAGTCGTTGCCATGGCCGATACCGGTTATATCAACGTACGCCATCAATATGCGGAAAAAACCCGCATGCACGCCGACCGTGCCAAGTTTGGTATTCGGCTGGATAACGGCGTGGGTCTGGAAGGTGAACTCAAATACAAGACCGCCGGTGACCGGCAAGACGTCGCCTTCGACAACACCGTCGGCAGCGGTCATGAATTTACCGTCAACTACCAGCACAAGCTCAATGACCGCTGGACGCTGACGCCTTCGTTGGCCCTGGACAGCGATGAGGAGTCCACCACCTACAAAATGGGCCTGCGCCTGGGTTACCGCGTGACCAAGGAGCTGAGCATTGCCGGTCGCTACCGTTTTGATTCAGCCAAGCTGGACCGCGACCAGATCGACCGTGACGTGCCGGATAATGGGCAGGACGATCAGAAGGTCAACCGTTACGATGTTTATATCAACTATGGCCCTCAAGGACCCTGGGCCTATGAATATCAATTGACTTACTTCGATGCCGACTACATTCGCTATAACGGCGGCACCGACGACTATGAACAGAATGCCGTGGTCAAATACCAGTGGGATAAACGCTGGGCGCCGTTCTTTGAAGTCGGTGATATTAAAGTCAATTCGGTCGACAGTGATCGCCAGTTGCGGCTGCGGGTCGGTGTTAAATACAGCTTCTTCTAAGTTGTGTGAACACTGGGATCAAAAACTGTGGGAGCGAGCTTGCTCGCGATAGCGGTCTGCCTGTGCCGATGATGTTGGATGTATCGCCGTCATCGCGAGCAAGCTCGGCTCCCACAGAAGCAGTGCGGGTTATTCGTTGTAGAACGCCTGCCGTTGTTGGGTTTCACACAGGCGCATGCGGCTATTGCTCAAATGCAAGTACATGGCCGCCCGCGCCGCGTCGACATTGCCGCTGGCGATGGCGTCGAAGATCTGCTGGTGTTCGGCGTTGATCCCCTGAAGGTAAGCACTGCGGTCACTTTGCCCGGAATAGGCGGAGTTCATGCGCGTACGCGGGATCAGCTTCGTGCCCAGGTGCTTCATGATGTCGATCAGGTAGTAATTGCCGGCGGCCTTGGCGATTTTCAGATGGAACTGGAAATCGGCATTGATGGTGGTACCGGATTTTTCCGGCCCTTGCAGCAACGCCCCCAGCGCCTGGGCCAATTCGGCCAGCGCTTCAGGCGTTGCGCGCTCGGCGGCCATGCCGGCGGCCTGGACTTCCAGGCTCAGGCGAAATTCCAGCAGGTTGAGCACATCCGACAACGTGGCAATCGTCGCCGGCCCCAAGGTGAAGCCCTCCGGCGCCGGCATGTCGAGGACAAAGGTGCCGACGCCATGCCGCGTCTCCACCAGCCCTGCCGCCTGCAAGCGCGACAGCGCCTCACGCACCACCGAACGACTGACGCCTTCGGCCTCCATGATATGCACTTCGGTAGGCAGCTTTTCGCCGCGCTTGAGGATGCCGTCGCGCATGCGCTGGGCAAAGCGGTCGACCAGGGTTTCGGCGAGGCGGCGCGGCTTGTTCAGTGGAGATAACGCTTGATCCGTCATCGGCGTGCTCTAGTGTGATCAGCGGGCATTATAGTGAGTTTTGGCGCAAGGTCGCGGCTATAATGCCGCGATCGTCTGGCTTTAATGGATAGGTGCAATGGACCGTGTCACACCCGATCGACGCCTGAGCATGACCCAGCAACTGGTGGTCGACCTGACGCAACAGA from Pseudomonas beijingensis includes the following:
- a CDS encoding ABC transporter permease; the protein is MSTASFSIWTTRAASATRRGGSVAVTLLGLLLLTFFIGRVMPLDPVLAIVGPDADASAYAQVYKELGLDKPLWTQFAIYLGDLLHGDFGMALLTGNPVITDIARVFPATLELATLAILFGVLAGLPLGVYAATHQGRAGDHVARLITLFGYSTPIFWIGMMAFLVFYAWLGWAGGVGRIGLAYDGLIPKHTGLLLIDTAWSGEWEAFRSALRHILLPAVILSFNSVAYISRMTRSFMLEQLSQEYIITARVKGLSQRRIVWGHAFGNIRVQLLTIVALAYGGLLEGAVLIETVFAWPGFGQYLTSSLLLGDMNAVMACVLLIGLIFVTLNLISDALYKIFDPRTR
- a CDS encoding ABC transporter permease; amino-acid sequence: MNLPLASSAPGNAALPASSTAAMVASILRLLRFLLRNPMTFAGLIVVATLMLVAVFAPWIAGHDPLLQNLAGALQAPSSAHWFGTDEYGRDVFARLVYGSRITLYIVLLVTVIVGPIGLLVGTVSGYFGGWVDSLFMRITDIFISFPSLVLALAFIAALGPGLEHAVIAIALTAWPPIARLARAETLPLRNADFVVAVQLQGASSTRIILRHIIPMCLSSVIIRLTMNMASIILTAAALGFLGLGAQAPLPEWGAMISTGRRYMLESWWLVAAPGAAIMLVSLAFNLLGDGLRDVLDPRSQS
- a CDS encoding ABC transporter ATP-binding protein — its product is MSMIEIAGLNLSFGTGAALNAVLHDVDLRVAEGEAFGLVGESGSGKTTVLRCLAGQYQHWSGQLRVAGQAVTRNLPLNHYRTVQMVFQDPYASLHPRYTIDAALQEPLRIHGIDGRAQKVSEILRKVGLNDSFRFRYPHQLSGGQRQRVAIARALILRPRVLLLDEPTSALDVSVQAEILNLLADLRRQEGLTYLMVTHDLAVVAHLCDRLAVMQQGRVVETLDTHLLANDGASHAYTRLLVQASRDIQRIPIAV
- a CDS encoding FadR/GntR family transcriptional regulator yields the protein MTDQALSPLNKPRRLAETLVDRFAQRMRDGILKRGEKLPTEVHIMEAEGVSRSVVREALSRLQAAGLVETRHGVGTFVLDMPAPEGFTLGPATIATLSDVLNLLEFRLSLEVQAAGMAAERATPEALAELAQALGALLQGPEKSGTTINADFQFHLKIAKAAGNYYLIDIMKHLGTKLIPRTRMNSAYSGQSDRSAYLQGINAEHQQIFDAIASGNVDAARAAMYLHLSNSRMRLCETQQRQAFYNE
- a CDS encoding ABC transporter ATP-binding protein — translated: MTEIKLTVQDLCVEFRNAGKTSQAVRDVSFTLGREKLAIVGESGSGKSTVGRSLLRLHPPTARVTAKTLRFADIDLLAASEKQIQAIRGARMSMIMQDPKYSLNPVVRVGEQIAEAYLAHHKVPHREARERALDMLAKVHIRDPRRVYDLYPHEVSGGMGQRIMIAMMVITDPQVIIADEPTSALDVSVRRQVLNVLEELVSERDLGLIFISHDLNLVRHFCDRVLVMYAGRVVESIVAADLDRATHPYTQGLLAALPSLDHRRTTLPVLQRDPQWLNA
- a CDS encoding oligogalacturonate-specific porin KdgM family protein, translating into MKKTLVVLSLASLFTSVVAMADTGYINVRHQYAEKTRMHADRAKFGIRLDNGVGLEGELKYKTAGDRQDVAFDNTVGSGHEFTVNYQHKLNDRWTLTPSLALDSDEESTTYKMGLRLGYRVTKELSIAGRYRFDSAKLDRDQIDRDVPDNGQDDQKVNRYDVYINYGPQGPWAYEYQLTYFDADYIRYNGGTDDYEQNAVVKYQWDKRWAPFFEVGDIKVNSVDSDRQLRLRVGVKYSFF